A region from the Arvicola amphibius chromosome 12, mArvAmp1.2, whole genome shotgun sequence genome encodes:
- the LOC119827932 gene encoding peptidyl-prolyl cis-trans isomerase NIMA-interacting 4-like, translated as MPLKGKRGSGKGEKGGAASRGDSADKKAQGPKGGGSAVKVRDILCEKHGKIMEAMEKSKSGMRSNEVAAQYSEDKVRQGGDLDWKTRGSMVRPSQEASFALPVSGMDKPVFTDPLVKTKFGYHIIIVEGGK; from the coding sequence ATGCCGCTGAAGGGGAAAAGGGGTTctggaaaaggggagaaaggaggtgcAGCCTCTAGGGGTGACAGTGCTGACAAGAAGGCTCAGGGACCTAAAGGTGGTGGCAGTGCAGTGAAGGTCAGAGACATTCTATGTGAAAAACATGGCAAAATCATGGAAGCCATGGAAAAGTCAAAGTCTGGAATGAGATCCAATGAAGTGGCCGCACAGTACAGTGAAGATAAAGTCAGGCAAGGGGGTGACCTGGATTGGAAGACCAGAGGGTCCATGGTAAGACCGTCTCAAGAAGCCTCTTTTGCCTTGCCTGTAAGTGGGATGGATAAGCCTGTGTTTACAGACCCACTGGTTAAGACAAAATTTGGGTATCATATTATTATAGTtgaaggaggaaaataa